A stretch of DNA from Flavobacteriaceae bacterium MAR_2009_75:
AACGATTTCTTCGCTGAAAAACTTCGGCGCCGTCAGGGTTGAGCATGGGCAGAAAGTGCAAAGTACAGTTTTGAAAAATCTCTTTTTTTTCATTCTCGAAATCATCACTGGCCAAAAAATTAAAAATATCAAAGATGGCCTGCGTTGCAGTTGGTTCATCACCATGCATTTGAGACCAGAGAAAGACCGATGTTTCCCCACTCCCTATACTAATCAGAGACAAATCACGACCTTCTATCGATTCACCGACCTTGACTACCGTAAACTTATCATTTTGACGGCAATTTTCTATAAGTGGCTTTAACTGTGCATGTTTAATTCTACGTTTAGTAAGTTTAGGTTCTTTATATTTTTCGTAGGTTTCATAAAGTGTAGAAGTGATGTCGCTATTTTGGGCGTTACAAATAGATATAGTAAATAGGAGAGCTAGGCTAATTTTTATATTCATTGAACTATTGAATTAATTTGGTATGGGTTTAAAATTAAGATTTTTGGTCGCTTTTCTTATCTTTTGCATAAAATCACTACCGGGATCGGTCTTCTGCGTGCGATAGCCATCATCTTTTTCTAACCAAAGCGGGTTGTCTTCAAAATTAGTATACTCATAATGCCCTATAAGATAATCGATATCATATTTATCAGATAGATATTTTACCAACCAAATATTCGATTCAAGTTGTGCATCTGTTAGAGGGGTATCATCTGTGCCTCCCACATTTTCAATGCCTAATGCTGTGTGATTTAAGCCTATGACATGCCTGCCCATAAGGTGTTCGGGCATGAGGCGAAAAATAGTCCCGTCTTGATCAATCAAGAAATGGGTAGAAACGTTCAAACCACTCACCCCTTTAATATCAGGGCGCCAATTGGGCAATGTAGACTTTTCAAAAGCTTTAAACGAGTCCTCTAAGGTCGGAATGGCCGTCCAGTGTATTACGATCATTTTGGGGTCGATGATGGGCTCTTCCTTTTCTATGCCGTATCTCTCACTCATATACTCAGAGGTCAATTGAATTCTAGCTTCGTCAAATACAATCGGTTTATCTATAATAGTTTTAGAACTAGTGCAAGAAATGAGAGTAAGACACAATATGAGTTGAACGATAAATATCTTCATGTTATTTGCCGTTTGTAACAGAGTCTTTTTTGACCCGATAATATATTTTAACCTTTTTTCTACCCCACTCTCGGGCTTTTTCTACGTTTAGACCCATATAAATATCAATTTTATTTCGCCAGCGGTAGTGCATTTTATCTTTGACCAAATAGATACCATCAAGACCTTCAATTTTCACTTGGGTATTGCGCTCAATACCTAATCGCATCAAATCTCTAGAAACAGCAATCGCCTTTAACTCTGGAGACAAAGTATCTCCCCATGCCGCTATACTAGGTTGACCATCGGTTTGAGCAACCGTAGAATTATAAGCTGATGCGGTTACTATTTTTTCTTTCCAAATATAATCACGATCCGTGGTACTACAACTCAAGTTAAGTATCGAAACCAGCAGAAATACTGACCATATTCGGTTCATAATCTAATTTATAAGATTCTCCAGTAGCAAGATATCTAAATTTTCATTATTCCATCTCTCTTGTAATTCTTTAGGTGTGGGGCTATAATCGTAAGTTAAGGTGCTCAAAATTATATCTTCATCCCCATCTGAGTCTATATCACCAGAATCCATTAAAAACCATTTACCGGCGTTAGGTTCAGAAAGGACATGGCTGGTAAATTTAAAGTCGCTTGACCCATTATTTTCCAAATACACGAATGTTTCATCAGTGTGATTCTCGTAATCGGGGAATGTTGACAGTAATGCTATATCGATATCGCCATCTTGATCAAAATCTTTGGCACTAATACGTGTACAACCGTGCATTTGATAAAAAAAAGATTCATCAAAATTATTGGCCCCATCATTCAAATGAATACGCATACCATGATAGGGCTTCATAACGTAGGTTTCATCTGCATTATCACCATGTGCCGTAATTAAGTCTAAATTGCCATCGTTATCAAAGTCAACAATTTCAAACCAGCTACTGCCATAATGAGGAGGAAAACTTAATACCTTTCTCGAGAAAAACTTCGTATCCTCTCCTTGAAATAAAATAACCACACCTTCATTCCCTTGAGAACTAAGCGAAATAATATCATCAAGTCCATCATTATTCATGTCGGCTGCAACACTTTTTACAAAGCCTGGTTGTTTTATAAGTACCGTTTCTATAAAGTGGCCTTTTTCATTTTTTTTCCAAAAAGCAAGTTTCCCTTGTAAATCTCCAAATTCACTTATGACCAATTCATTTTTTCCATCATTATTAAAATCATGAATCAAAGTATGAACAGGACGGTGTAATTTTTGAGGCAACGATTTAACAATTTGCCCCTCCTTTATTCCTAAATTTCCAGCGGGTATTTCCGAAGGAAGCATAAACCCAATGGTAGTAAGGTAAGCTGTATCTCCTATTTGTGTATAATCAGTAATTGTGCTCCCCGCTCTTAGAACTTTTTCTGAAAGTCCATTTTTAAAATTATATTCCAATAATTGACCTCTTAAGGTTCCGGCATAAATGCTATTTCTTTCGGAGTTGAATTTTAAATAACTAAAACTACTTCCGTTTGAACTATCTAAGGCAATCGCTCTTTCCTTAAATTGCGATAGCCTATTTAAGTCTTTAGGCGGCACTTCAACTAATTTATTTGGAGCGTTATTAATGATATATTCTTTTAACAACGCCCAATCCTCTAAACTAATAATAGGACTTGTTGGATAAATACCAGTTTGTAAAACCGCCCCCTGCTCGACTAATGATAAATCTTCATATGGATTGTTGGTTGAATCTCGAACCCCCATTCTTGCCGCCATTTCAGGCAGTACCTTATCTTGCCAAAGATTTTTAGGCAAAGCCTCGATACTTGGTAGTGCATGACAACTAGCACAATGGGTTTTGTACAAGGTCAGCTGTTTTTCCTCTTTTGAACTAGTACAACTAAGAATAATAAAGAAAGGTAACCATTTTAAATGCGAGCCATTAAACAATTTAATCTGTTTTAAAAACTTTATATTGTTATACATAGCTGGTAAATTCGAATTGAATTAAGAAAAGTAAGAAATGAGGTTTACTTATTTTTCAGCACTTCTTTATTTACCAAATACGGTATGGGCTCTCCTTTATATTTGGCAATGATATTCTGCGCTGCATAAACCGACATTCTGTTTCTTGCTTCTTCAGTTGCAGAACCTATATGCGGTGTGACCGCAGCATTTTCCATATCAAGAAGCGGATTATTTGGAAGCATCGGCTCTGGGTCTGTCACATCTAAACCAGCACCCCAAATTTGCCCATCCTTTAAGGCACGTATCAAATCATCTTCGTTGTGTACTGCACCACGGGCCGTATTTATAAATATGGAAGACTTTCTCATTTTATTGAAGGCCGACCGGTCGAAAGTATATTTTGTTTCATCGGTCAACGCACAATGTGCGGAAACAATGTCACTTTCACTTAAAAGCTCATCAAAGCTTACTTTTTTCGCACTCAACAAACTTTCTGCCTGCCGATTTTTGCTTCTATTACAATATATGATGTTCATATCATAAGCACCTTTACAGCGTTTGGCGAATTCAAGACCTATGCGCCCCAAGCCGAAGATGCCCAATGTTTTTCCCTTCAACTCGATACCTAAATGGCCCTGCGGCTTAAAATGCTTCCATTCTCCTTTTGCTATAGTTTTATGTAGGTACAACATATTTTTTGAGGCTGCCAATAATAGGGCTAGAGCGGTATCGGCCGTAGCATCTGTCATTGAGTTGGGGGCGTTCGCAAAAGGTATGCCCAAGTTCGTTGCCGTTTCTACATCTATATTGTCATAACCTACGGCAAATTGTGATATAATTTGAAGATGCGAATTAGCTTTTAGAAAATCTGCATCCAAATTGTAATTCATGGTACTCAAAAGTGCATCAAACTTTTGGGTTTTCTGAAGAAGCTCATCTTGGGGCATAGGGTAATCTTCCGTCCATTTGGTGACGGAGATTCCCTCTTTTTTCATCATTTCAACTCCTATATCAGGTATGTTTAAACTAACTAATACATTCATACTCTATTAAATATTTCTATCGATTAATATAAATTTATTTCGGCTATTTTTACCATCACTCATTCAATTCTGAATAGGCCCTATGAAAGTAGTAAAAAGAATAATACTTCTCTTATTCGTAATAATTGCAATTGTCGTTTACACCCAATACCCTAAACTCAATATAATTTCGGGCTATGCCTCAAAAAATATGGCATCGACCCTATTTCTGACGGGCAGAAGCGCTGAATCGGTAACACTTAATGATAATGATGTTCCATTGATTAAGCTAGCCGATGTCAAAACTACCAATGAAGAGGCCGAGGCTTCCGTTTTTGGACTTATGAAACGTAAATCAGTTTGTTTAGATGGTCTTGGATGTATTTTGATTAATGACGATTACGATTCTAAAAATATAATACCTAGGCCAAATAGAAAAAATTCTAAGTCTGATCTGCCTTTTCCGCATGGTGATAAGAATGTGAAAGATACCGTGTTTCAGAATGTAAACTATAATCTACTAGAGTCAGCATTGGATAAGGCATTTGTATCTCCAGATATACAAAAAACCAGAACAGTATTGATTGTCTATAAAAATCACATTATAGCCGAACGCTATATCGATGGGTTTAATAAGGAAACGCCTGTACTGGGTTGGAGCATGACCAAAAGCGTTTTGGCCACACTGTACGGTATTTTAGAATACCAAGGTCGAATAGATTTGAACA
This window harbors:
- a CDS encoding N-acetylmuramoyl-L-alanine amidase, with the translated sequence MKIFIVQLILCLTLISCTSSKTIIDKPIVFDEARIQLTSEYMSERYGIEKEEPIIDPKMIVIHWTAIPTLEDSFKAFEKSTLPNWRPDIKGVSGLNVSTHFLIDQDGTIFRLMPEHLMGRHVIGLNHTALGIENVGGTDDTPLTDAQLESNIWLVKYLSDKYDIDYLIGHYEYTNFEDNPLWLEKDDGYRTQKTDPGSDFMQKIRKATKNLNFKPIPN
- a CDS encoding 3D (Asp-Asp-Asp) domain-containing protein, producing MNRIWSVFLLVSILNLSCSTTDRDYIWKEKIVTASAYNSTVAQTDGQPSIAAWGDTLSPELKAIAVSRDLMRLGIERNTQVKIEGLDGIYLVKDKMHYRWRNKIDIYMGLNVEKAREWGRKKVKIYYRVKKDSVTNGK
- a CDS encoding VCBS repeat protein — translated: MYNNIKFLKQIKLFNGSHLKWLPFFIILSCTSSKEEKQLTLYKTHCASCHALPSIEALPKNLWQDKVLPEMAARMGVRDSTNNPYEDLSLVEQGAVLQTGIYPTSPIISLEDWALLKEYIINNAPNKLVEVPPKDLNRLSQFKERAIALDSSNGSSFSYLKFNSERNSIYAGTLRGQLLEYNFKNGLSEKVLRAGSTITDYTQIGDTAYLTTIGFMLPSEIPAGNLGIKEGQIVKSLPQKLHRPVHTLIHDFNNDGKNELVISEFGDLQGKLAFWKKNEKGHFIETVLIKQPGFVKSVAADMNNDGLDDIISLSSQGNEGVVILFQGEDTKFFSRKVLSFPPHYGSSWFEIVDFDNDGNLDLITAHGDNADETYVMKPYHGMRIHLNDGANNFDESFFYQMHGCTRISAKDFDQDGDIDIALLSTFPDYENHTDETFVYLENNGSSDFKFTSHVLSEPNAGKWFLMDSGDIDSDGDEDIILSTLTYDYSPTPKELQERWNNENLDILLLENLIN
- a CDS encoding glyoxylate reductase, which produces MNVLVSLNIPDIGVEMMKKEGISVTKWTEDYPMPQDELLQKTQKFDALLSTMNYNLDADFLKANSHLQIISQFAVGYDNIDVETATNLGIPFANAPNSMTDATADTALALLLAASKNMLYLHKTIAKGEWKHFKPQGHLGIELKGKTLGIFGLGRIGLEFAKRCKGAYDMNIIYCNRSKNRQAESLLSAKKVSFDELLSESDIVSAHCALTDETKYTFDRSAFNKMRKSSIFINTARGAVHNEDDLIRALKDGQIWGAGLDVTDPEPMLPNNPLLDMENAAVTPHIGSATEEARNRMSVYAAQNIIAKYKGEPIPYLVNKEVLKNK